The genomic DNA TTTGCGCTCGGAGTGGCGGGTGAAATTGTATGCCTAACAGCCGACGAAGGGAAGCGGATCTGGAGCAGGAACCTCGTAACAGATTTCGGTGGCGAGGTGTCGAAGTGGGGTTATTCGGAATCACCTACGGTGGACGGCGACAACTTGCTCGTGACGCCGGGCGGGAGCAAGGGCGCAATCGTGGCGTTGAATAAGAAGACAGGAGCAACGCTCTGGCAGTCGAATGAGCTTACTGACCTGGCCGAGTATTCCTCGGTCGTGATCGCGGATGTGGATGGCAAGCGACAGTATGTGCAACTCTTCATGAAGACACTCGCCGGTGTCGATGCGGAGAGTGGGAAATTGTTATGGACGTCCGAATGGTCACAGGGGAGAACAGCCGTCGTTCCCACACCGGTTTACCGTGACGGTCACGTTTTCGTGACCTCGGGATATAACGCAGGGGCGAAGCTGGTGAATATCAAAGACGGAAGCGCGGAAGTCGTCTGGCAGAACAACGAGATGATCAATCATCACGGGGGCGTGGTCCTCGTGGGCGGACATGTTTACGGTTTTTCAGACCAGAAAAAAGGAAACCTGATGTGCCTGGAATTCATGACAGGAAAAGTTGCCTGGATGGAGCAGGTGGACCGCGAGTTATCCAAAGGCTCAGTGCACGCGGCCGACGGGATGCTTTACTGCATGAACGAAAATGAAGGCTGGGTATATCTCGTGGAGGCGAGCCCTCGTGGATTCAATGAAAAAGGTAAATTCCAGTTGCCGAAGGAAACGACATTGCGCGAGGGGACGAAAGGCAAGGTCTGGTCACACCCGGTGGTTATAAACGGTAAGCTTTACTTGCGCGACCAGGACCTGATTTTCTGTTACGACGTGAAAGGTTGATACAGCCTTTGGTGCTACACAACGACCTTTAGAGAGAGCAAACAATAGAGTGCCGTGAGTAAATAAACTGTCCGTAAAGGGAAAAACCGATCCTGACGAAGTGGATTGTGTTTTCATCTTAGTTGGCTCAGATTCGTCAATCCAACCCAATGAATGGCTTAGTGCTGACTTGGCACATCGGCTCACGCCTTTGGCGTTGCGCTTCGCTTTTGACTTTAAATGTATATCTCACCAACATCGAATTTATTCGCAGCGGACTTTTACCTCATCAGTTTAACTACATGCCGGGCATACCAAGACAGATTAGGAAACCTGGATAAGCCCGATTCCCCTTTAACGTAGGTTATTTGAATTAATTGACTGCAAGAACTCTTCTGAGAATAGGACTTATTATTCGAAGAGAGAAGGACTCGAAAAATATATGCTCAAAAAAGTGATTTTTTATTCATTGCCTTACAGTATGCGTCGAAAATTGTTTTCGATAGTTAAACGTCATCAGTTCGAGGAAATGCAACATCTTAGGACTGTAGTTGGAGAAGACGGTCGATCACTAAAACCGTTCGATCAACATCAGTGTATTCTTGTACATATCCCCAAGACAGCGGGAGTATCGGTTTGCCAATCCTTGTTTGGCAATTTGGCGGGTTCACATAAAACCTTAATCGAATACCAAAAAATATTTTCTAAAACCGATTTTAATCGTTATTTCAAATTTACGTTTGTCAGAAATCCTTGGGACCGCCTTTTCTCTGCTTATAATTTTCTCAAGAATGGGGGCATGAACCAATCAGACAAAAGATGGGCAGAGAAACACATTGCTCCCTATGAAAGCTTTGATACCTTTGTTAAA from Verrucomicrobiota bacterium includes the following:
- a CDS encoding PQQ-like beta-propeller repeat protein is translated as MKIKSFFEIGSLMVGAFLATEVSSWANGTGSDWPGWRGVDQSNISPDTGLLKSWPKGGPKLLWSYENAGKGYSSHAVVGEKLYTLGARDSREMLICLDANTGEEIWSVEVEQDPEAGYRTSWGAGPRSTPTVSDGHVFALGVAGEIVCLTADEGKRIWSRNLVTDFGGEVSKWGYSESPTVDGDNLLVTPGGSKGAIVALNKKTGATLWQSNELTDLAEYSSVVIADVDGKRQYVQLFMKTLAGVDAESGKLLWTSEWSQGRTAVVPTPVYRDGHVFVTSGYNAGAKLVNIKDGSAEVVWQNNEMINHHGGVVLVGGHVYGFSDQKKGNLMCLEFMTGKVAWMEQVDRELSKGSVHAADGMLYCMNENEGWVYLVEASPRGFNEKGKFQLPKETTLREGTKGKVWSHPVVINGKLYLRDQDLIFCYDVKG
- a CDS encoding sulfotransferase family 2 domain-containing protein, producing MLKKVIFYSLPYSMRRKLFSIVKRHQFEEMQHLRTVVGEDGRSLKPFDQHQCILVHIPKTAGVSVCQSLFGNLAGSHKTLIEYQKIFSKTDFNRYFKFTFVRNPWDRLFSAYNFLKNGGMNQSDKRWAEKHIAPYESFDTFVKNGLQRPGIRKWIHFKPQSDFLYIPRDPKLHMNFFGYFENLQNDFRYVVNKLDLNKHVFLQHKNAGNTVNKLDYKDFYSNKSRAIVSEFYKSDIKNFGYNFDNSSLEEQLQNRLRQ